One window of the Leptospira koniambonensis genome contains the following:
- a CDS encoding SGNH/GDSL hydrolase family protein has translation MKRFLYSVLALFIICFIASAIYTSSSAYKVPKNNLDSFLRSEDKSSKKFVLFLGDSITHGTVSFDYVRTLSENPSLEKFTFVNEGINSRLTYQILEKIPDAVRLSPEHIFILIGTNDAKAALNEEEYKSYNKLWKLPEVPNISTYEKNLREIVNSLKSETHFKVHLISIPVLGEALDSAPLKQSIAYSEIIRKIAKDSGVSYLPFNESLVTELQKEPNHPEKIYAKNTPRLYWTVYKHFGLFQSWDQISEQAGRTFLTDDIHINEKAGKILLGMIQKELTESSEK, from the coding sequence ATGAAACGGTTTTTATATTCGGTCCTTGCCCTCTTTATAATTTGTTTTATCGCTTCGGCTATTTATACAAGTTCCTCAGCGTATAAGGTTCCGAAAAATAATCTAGATTCTTTTTTACGTTCTGAAGATAAATCTTCCAAAAAATTCGTATTGTTCTTGGGAGACAGCATCACCCATGGAACTGTGAGTTTCGATTATGTTCGTACCTTGTCCGAGAATCCTTCCTTAGAAAAATTTACATTCGTGAACGAAGGGATCAATAGTAGACTCACTTACCAGATCTTGGAAAAAATTCCTGACGCAGTTCGTTTATCTCCAGAGCATATTTTTATTCTGATAGGAACCAATGATGCTAAGGCAGCATTGAACGAAGAAGAATATAAAAGTTATAATAAACTTTGGAAACTTCCGGAAGTTCCTAATATCTCGACTTACGAAAAGAACCTAAGAGAGATTGTTAATAGTCTTAAGTCAGAGACACATTTTAAAGTCCACCTGATTTCCATTCCTGTTTTAGGAGAGGCTTTAGATAGTGCTCCTTTGAAACAATCCATTGCTTATTCCGAAATCATTCGTAAGATAGCAAAAGATTCTGGGGTTTCTTATCTACCATTTAACGAATCTTTGGTGACAGAATTACAAAAGGAACCGAATCATCCAGAAAAGATATACGCCAAAAATACTCCTAGATTGTATTGGACAGTTTATAAACATTTCGGCCTGTTCCAATCCTGGGATCAAATTTCGGAACAGGCTGGTCGGACTTTTTTGACAGATGATATTCATATAAATGAGAAGGCGGGTAAAATCCTGCTTGGAATGATCCAAAAGGAATTAACGGAATCATCTGAAAAATAG
- a CDS encoding OmpP1/FadL family transporter has protein sequence MNLGINIRGSFGPIRRKRDPAPYLAILLLFFSSICSSVYGFQGIMPTSFGARQAGMGGAFQAVGGSVMDLESNPSHLARLTTPKWEFGTSVHFAKIEYSDSFMDQDPNLSYQNRIVETPRAVFPYIGYIQPVTDRLGIGFALYTQGGGGGSFSNINRISPGKQTLNDTLGANVPFGTERKVQEDLKFKFMLTKLTIGAGYKFGNLSVGLGLDLAYAFMEMKKTNLDLSRTVELPGSLAYNCDPAYSYGGKLGFSYEVSSNVRVAYSYTLRNVLHMDGQMKVEGEDPIVKNESRVSRYMVWPDRHIFGISYRNNSWIFDFDIKFIPWSQNFRTNRFILDQPLVTTPVGLESNVMQMNFRWKDQYCFAIGAEYEWKYGFRFRAGYSYAKTPTTPQGLNPMLGTTNEHHLAGGLGYYTTSGSALHLAIEYAFPKSMKGSESSDWALAHSIFSAREIQLAQFQFNKSVSVLSLSFGIEKNI, from the coding sequence ATGAATCTCGGAATTAATATCAGAGGTAGTTTTGGACCTATCCGACGTAAAAGAGACCCTGCCCCCTATTTAGCGATTCTCCTACTCTTCTTCTCATCAATTTGCTCTTCTGTTTACGGATTCCAGGGGATCATGCCCACTTCATTCGGCGCAAGGCAAGCTGGGATGGGAGGCGCATTTCAGGCTGTTGGTGGATCCGTCATGGACTTGGAATCAAATCCATCTCATTTAGCGAGACTCACTACTCCTAAATGGGAATTCGGAACTTCTGTTCATTTTGCAAAAATAGAATATTCAGATTCTTTTATGGACCAGGACCCCAACCTCTCTTACCAAAATAGGATCGTGGAAACTCCAAGGGCGGTTTTTCCTTATATAGGCTATATACAACCAGTCACGGATCGTCTCGGGATCGGGTTTGCATTGTATACACAAGGTGGAGGTGGAGGTTCCTTTTCGAATATAAATCGGATCTCTCCAGGCAAACAAACTTTGAATGATACATTAGGTGCTAATGTTCCATTCGGAACGGAGAGAAAAGTCCAAGAAGATCTTAAATTTAAATTTATGCTTACTAAGTTAACTATAGGTGCCGGATATAAATTCGGAAATCTATCCGTGGGCTTAGGACTTGATCTTGCATATGCATTCATGGAAATGAAGAAGACAAACTTGGATCTTAGCAGGACAGTCGAACTGCCAGGCAGCCTCGCGTATAATTGCGATCCCGCCTACTCCTACGGAGGAAAATTAGGATTTTCTTATGAAGTCTCCTCGAATGTTCGAGTAGCATACTCTTATACACTTCGAAACGTTTTACATATGGACGGACAGATGAAAGTAGAAGGAGAAGATCCAATCGTCAAAAATGAATCTCGAGTGTCCAGATATATGGTTTGGCCGGATCGACATATTTTCGGGATCTCTTATAGGAATAATTCCTGGATCTTTGATTTTGATATTAAGTTTATTCCTTGGTCCCAAAATTTTCGCACAAATCGATTCATATTAGATCAACCATTAGTAACCACTCCGGTCGGACTCGAATCAAATGTAATGCAGATGAATTTCAGATGGAAAGATCAATATTGTTTCGCTATAGGCGCTGAATACGAATGGAAATACGGATTTAGATTCAGAGCAGGATACAGTTATGCTAAAACACCTACGACTCCCCAGGGATTAAATCCAATGCTTGGAACCACAAACGAACACCATCTAGCTGGAGGTTTAGGATATTATACTACGAGCGGTTCCGCGCTTCATTTAGCAATCGAATATGCATTTCCAAAATCAATGAAAGGAAGTGAGTCCTCAGACTGGGCTCTTGCACATTCTATCTTTTCCGCGAGAGAGATACAACTTGCTCAATTCCAATTCAATAAATCTGTTTCAGTATTAAGCCTAAGTTTCGGTATTGAAAAAAATATTTAA
- a CDS encoding patatin-like phospholipase family protein yields the protein MELPKARKRKRALLVEGGGMKGAFAGGVLHSLNCILPAKNFDLVLAVSSGACCAAYYATTPDPEPVSGDHTLSIWKYELAGKKLISIFHPLFGKPFLDQKYLIDYLFRKKYRILTENLGKRGLPELRIAVSNLHSRSVEYRKATKENLFDLLKAATSLPIATKGKYKVEGEYLSDAAILNPLPLQDLIQAGYKDITVVLNSPIQHSSPPLTPISRFLSFPLDRKLSKIMKFSHHTNYNTAREIASNPPKGVRIYTIAPESKLPVGLITTKQSRLEETVELGKEIGRKAAKFLKRKL from the coding sequence ATGGAACTTCCTAAAGCAAGAAAAAGAAAGCGAGCATTATTGGTAGAAGGAGGAGGGATGAAAGGAGCGTTTGCCGGAGGAGTATTACATTCTTTGAATTGTATTCTACCTGCCAAAAATTTCGATTTAGTCTTGGCGGTCTCCTCGGGAGCTTGTTGCGCGGCATATTACGCGACCACCCCGGATCCTGAACCTGTTTCAGGAGATCACACTCTTTCTATTTGGAAATACGAACTAGCAGGGAAAAAATTAATATCAATCTTTCACCCTCTTTTTGGTAAACCATTTTTGGATCAGAAATATTTAATAGATTATCTATTTAGAAAAAAATACAGGATCTTAACGGAAAATTTAGGTAAAAGAGGATTACCCGAACTAAGAATTGCAGTCAGCAATCTCCACTCCAGATCAGTAGAATATAGAAAAGCTACAAAAGAAAATCTTTTTGATCTATTAAAGGCAGCTACATCTCTCCCTATTGCGACCAAGGGAAAATATAAGGTAGAAGGTGAATATTTATCCGATGCGGCTATTCTGAATCCTTTGCCATTACAAGATCTCATTCAAGCAGGATATAAGGATATAACTGTAGTGTTAAATTCTCCCATCCAACATTCTTCTCCTCCACTTACTCCTATAAGTAGATTTTTATCTTTTCCTCTAGATCGAAAATTATCCAAGATCATGAAATTTTCTCATCATACAAATTATAATACGGCAAGAGAGATCGCTTCTAATCCTCCAAAAGGAGTCCGTATTTATACAATCGCACCTGAATCAAAACTTCCAGTCGGTCTGATCACCACTAAACAATCCAGACTAGAAGAAACAGTCGAACTAGGAAAAGAAATCGGAAGAAAGGCCGCAAAATTTTTAAAACGAAAACTATGA
- a CDS encoding FAD-binding dehydrogenase, with translation MEDRQKEKTSLSTEVLVIGGGLAGIVLALDLLDAGKRVILVDRDSEDRLGGLARLSFGGIFMVDTPIQRWNGIKDNISLALSDWNSTAEFSKEDKFPKLWAQEYVNRSLEDIFYYLKGKSVGFFPVVHWVERGMFKPGNSVPRFHMVWGTGDSLMSSLKKNLYSHKNLNRLHFLFGTRAKELIRSGKRIQGCIAESETDGRSYKILAEHTVLASGGIAGDMKKVRKHWPKSLGKPPEIILNGSHKFAIGDLHTASVKIGANLTHLDKMWNYAAGVHHPDPKWEGEGLSLVPPKSALWLNSKGERIGPIPLVTGFDTKYLVERICAQEEKFSWQIMNWKIAVKELAVSGSEFNDSIRNKDFLGFLKTVFFGNEPFIKKISSECPDFVVADSVAELAEGMNQLNENHSINADQLEKTILEYDEMIERGEVFHNDDQLRRITQLRNYRGDRARTCKFQKILDRKAMPLIAIREFILTRKSMGGIQTDLRSRVLDSKGNPIEGLYAVGEAAGFGGGGIHGKGALEGTFLGSCILTSRIAARSIIKP, from the coding sequence ATGGAAGACAGGCAGAAAGAAAAAACATCATTATCTACTGAAGTTTTAGTGATCGGGGGCGGCCTTGCCGGGATCGTTCTCGCTTTGGATCTATTGGATGCCGGGAAGAGAGTGATCTTAGTGGATCGCGATTCTGAGGATCGATTAGGTGGACTTGCTCGACTTTCTTTCGGCGGCATCTTTATGGTGGATACTCCGATCCAAAGGTGGAATGGGATAAAAGATAATATTTCTTTAGCTCTTTCAGATTGGAATTCCACAGCCGAATTTTCAAAAGAAGATAAGTTCCCAAAACTTTGGGCACAAGAATACGTTAACCGATCCTTAGAAGATATATTCTACTATTTAAAGGGAAAATCTGTCGGTTTCTTTCCAGTCGTTCATTGGGTGGAAAGGGGAATGTTCAAGCCTGGAAATAGTGTTCCTAGATTTCATATGGTTTGGGGAACCGGAGACAGTTTGATGTCCTCTTTAAAGAAAAATTTATACTCTCATAAAAACCTGAATCGACTTCATTTTTTATTTGGGACAAGGGCTAAGGAACTGATCCGTTCAGGAAAGAGAATCCAAGGTTGTATTGCTGAATCTGAAACCGATGGAAGAAGTTACAAGATCCTTGCCGAACATACTGTGCTAGCTAGCGGTGGAATAGCGGGAGACATGAAGAAGGTCAGAAAACATTGGCCTAAGTCTCTTGGAAAACCGCCAGAGATCATACTGAACGGTTCCCACAAATTTGCAATCGGAGATCTTCATACTGCTTCTGTAAAGATAGGAGCGAATTTAACTCATTTAGATAAAATGTGGAATTACGCCGCTGGTGTTCATCATCCTGATCCCAAATGGGAAGGAGAAGGACTCAGCTTGGTTCCTCCAAAGTCCGCACTTTGGTTGAATTCAAAGGGAGAAAGGATCGGGCCAATTCCTTTGGTTACAGGGTTTGATACTAAGTATCTTGTAGAAAGGATCTGTGCTCAAGAAGAGAAGTTCTCTTGGCAGATCATGAATTGGAAAATTGCAGTTAAAGAACTTGCTGTTTCAGGTTCGGAATTTAACGACTCTATCCGCAATAAGGACTTCTTAGGATTTTTAAAAACTGTTTTTTTTGGGAACGAACCTTTTATAAAAAAGATCAGCTCTGAATGTCCCGATTTCGTGGTGGCAGATTCAGTTGCAGAACTTGCAGAAGGGATGAACCAACTAAATGAAAATCACTCCATCAATGCGGATCAATTGGAAAAAACAATATTAGAATATGATGAGATGATCGAAAGGGGAGAAGTATTCCATAACGATGATCAACTCAGAAGGATCACACAACTTAGAAATTATCGCGGGGATCGCGCGAGAACCTGCAAATTCCAAAAGATCCTAGATCGAAAAGCAATGCCTCTCATTGCGATACGTGAATTTATACTTACCCGAAAGTCAATGGGGGGAATCCAAACGGATCTAAGATCTAGGGTTTTGGATTCTAAGGGAAATCCTATAGAAGGCCTCTATGCGGTAGGCGAAGCCGCAGGCTTTGGCGGTGGCGGAATCCACGGAAAAGGCGCTCTTGAAGGGACCTTCTTAGGAAGCTGTATACTTACTTCTAGAATTGCCGCGCGTTCTATTATAAAACCTTAA